CTCAGCGGGCGCGGTGGAACAGGTGGTGGTGGCGCAGCGCGACGGCGAGCTGGGGACTGATCCGGGTGATCGGCTGGCCGAGCATCTCCTCGGCCTGGCCGAGGCGGTACCGGACGGTGTTGCGGTGCACCACCAGCGCGCGGGCGGCCTCCTCGGCGCTGCCGCCGCTGTCGAGGTACGCCGTCAGCGTCTCCCGGATCCGCTGGACGCCCTCCTCGTCGCCGGCGAGCGGCCCGAGCCGGCGGGTCATGAACCGGTCGACCTCGGGCGAGCAGCCGAGCAGCACGGGGAGCTCGACGTCGGAGTAGACGGCGAGCCAGTCGTCGGTGTCGGGGGAGGTGACGCGCAGGGTGCCCTGTGCCTCGCGGTGGGAGGCCACGAATCCGGCGATATGGGGGGTCGCGGAGCCGACGCCGACGACGACGCTCCCGTGGCGCAGGTCCGCGGCGGCCGCGGCGAGACCGGAGAGCTCGGGCTGGTCGCGGGTGCCGAGCCACATCCACAGCTGGCGTCCGCCGGGCTTGACGAGGAGGGGGGTGGCGGCGCCGATCCGCCGGGCCAGCTCGGCGGCGAGCGACTCGAGCGAACCGGCCTGCTCGGCGTCCCCGACGGACAGCACGACCGCGGTGTGGTGCACCGAGATCGGGTAGCCGCCGAGCGCCGCCGACGCCTCGCGGGGGTCCACCAGGTCGCCGGCGAGGATCGAGCGGACCGACTCGAACCGCTGCGCCGCGGCACCGGCCAGCACCCGCGAGCGGGCCGCCTCGTAGGCGGCGATCGACTCGGTGATCGACTGGTCGAGCCAGACCCCGGCCCGGTTCCAGAAGTACATGAGCAGGTCCGCCCGGTCGAAGTCCGCGGGCGGGAGCGCCTTGATCACCTCGCTGACGTAGGCCCACACCTCCTGCTGGGCGATCCGGTAGAACCGGATCAGCGACTCCAGCGGCAGTTGCCGGTCGGCGATGTCGACCGAGAGCAGCCGGGCCGCCTCGGGCAGGTGGAAGTGCTGCTCGGGCTGCGCGAAGTCGCCGAGGAAGGCCACCCAGTGCTCCCGGACGGTCCGCCGCAGCGTCGCGGGCAGGCCCTCGACCGCGTTGACCTCCGGCATCTCCCGCACGATCGCGTCGGCGACCCGGTCGACCCAGGCGTCGACCCGGTCGGGCTGCGCCTGCTCGGCGACGTACGCCAGCAGCCACGGCGCGAGGTCGGACGGCACGGACTCGCTGCTCACGGCCCCACCCTAGGACGACGCCGGCCGGCCACGGCTCGGTGACGAGGCGCACTCTGCAAAGACATGTTTGCAAAGACATCTTTGCAGATCTACGGTAGGAGGCATGAGCGACACGTCCCCGTCCGTCGTCACCCCGAGCCTCGCCGGCCTGCGCGCCCTGTCCCACCCGACCCGGTTGCGGATCCTCAGCCACCTGCGGATCGAGGGCCCGGCGACGGCCACCACGCTGGCGACCCGGTTCGGGCTCAACAGCGGCGCGACGTCGTACCACCTGCGCCAGCTCGCCGAGCACGGTTTCGTCGTCGAGGACGCCGGGCGCGGCAACGCCCGCGACCGCTGGTGGAAGGCGGCGCACCAGGAGACGCACAGCCGCGCGGCCCAGGCCGCGACCCCGGAGGAGCGGGATGTCGCGGACGCCTTCCTGCAGGCGTCGACCGTCATGTACGCCCAGAACCTGCAGGCCGCGATGGAGGAGCGGCCGCTGCTGCCCCGCGAGTGGCGAGCCGCGTCGACGGTGAGCGACTGGGTGCACACCATCCCGGCGTCGAAGGCCGCCGAGCTGACCGCGCGGATCAAGGAGCTGATCGCGTCCTGTGAGGACGAGCCGGGCGAGGACGCCGTCCCCTTCGCCTTCCAGATCCAGTCGTTCCCCGTCCCCGGGCACGTCGCGCCCGAGCGGAGGGAGTGACGTGCGGGCGGGCTCGGGCGCCCTCGCCGGCTACCTCGTCGCCGACGCGGTCTCGCTCGCCGGCACCCGGCTCTCCCAGATCGCCGTCCCCTGGCTGGTCCTCACCACCACCGGCTCGGCCACCCGCACCGGCCTGGTCGCCTTCGCGGGACTGCTGCCGCTCGTGGTGGCGCAGGCGCTCAGCGGCCCTTGGATCGACCGCGCCGGACCGCGCCGCGTCGCGATCGGCCTCGACCTCGCCTCCGGTGTCGCGGTGGCCGCGATCCCGATCGCGTACGCCGCCGGCTGGCTGCACTTCCCGGTGCTGGTGGCGCTCGTGGCGCTCACGGGCGTGCTGCGCGGCCCCTCGGAGGCGGCCCGCCACGCGATGGTGCCGGCCCTGGTGCGTCACGTCGCCCTGCCGACCGAGCGGGTGACCGGCCTGGTCGGCACGACCGACCGGCTCTCCGCGCTGGTCGGTGCCGCGGTCGGCGGCGGCCTGGTCGCCCTGCTCGGCCCGGCGACCGCGCTGCTGGTCGACGCCGGGTCGTTCCTGGCCTGTGCGCTGGTCCTGGCGGTGTCCACCCGCGGGGTCGGCGGCCCGGTGTCGGAGCGGACGGCGCCCGCCGAGCGGTCGTCGTACCTCGCCGAGCTCCGCGGCGGCTGGCTCGCCCTGCGGCACGACCCGGTGCTGCTCGGGATGATGGTGATGGTCGCGGTCACCAACCTGCTCGACCAGGGCTACTCCTCGGTGATGCTGCCGGTCTGGGCCGAGCGCGCGGGCGGCGGCCCGGCGGCGATCGGCCTGCTCGGCGCCTGTATGGGCGGGGCGGCGCTGCTCGGCTCGGTGCTGGCGACCTGGCGCGCCGAGCGGCTGCCGCGGTTCCGGACCTACGTCGTGGGCTATCTGCTCGCCGGTGCCCCGCGCTGGATCATCCTGGCCGTCGGCGCACCGCTGTGGCTGATCGCCCTCGTCCACGTGGTCGCCGGCTTCGGAGCCGGTTTCATCAACCCGGTCCTCGGTGCGGTGCAGTTCGAGCGGATCCCGGCGGACCTGATGGGCCGGGTCGGTGCGCTGTCGCTGGCGGCATCCTGGTCGCTGATGCCGTTGGGCGGCCTGCTCGCCGGCCTCGCCGTCACCGGGACCGGTCTGTCGGCGGGCTTGCTGCTCTTCGGTGCGGCCTACCTGCTCACCACGATGGCGCCGGTCCTGTCGCCGGCGTGGCGCACGATCGATCAGCGGCCTCAGCCGGCCGCGGCCGGTCCGGCGACCGCCTCGACCGCCGCGAGGTCGTAGCTCCCGGCGTCGGTGCCGAGACCCCGGGCGACCTGCGCCGCGGTGGCGCAGCCGAGAGCTGCCGCGCCGACCGGCGTCCGACCCAGCGCCAGCCCGCGCAGGTAGCCGGCGGAGAACGCGTCGCCGCATCCGGTGGTGTCCACGACCTCGACCGGGTACGCCGGCACCTCGGTCACGCTGCCCCCGGACACGACCAGGGCCCCCTTCGCGCCCTGGGTCACCGCGACGCAGCCGGCTCCGGCGGCGACCAGCGCCCGGGCCCCCTCGGCGAGCGTGGCGGCGCCCGTGAGGCCGAGGACCTGCTCGTCGTTGGGCAGCAGGTGGTCGGTGTGGGGGAGCGCGGCGGCGATCCAGGCCAGCAGGTCGGGGTCGCCCGGCGCCAGCAGGTCCATGGAGGTGGTGATCCCGGCGGCCCGGGCGCGGGCGAGCAGTTCGCCGGCCGCGTCGCCGCCGAGGAACTCCGGGCCGCCCAGGTGCAGGTGCGTGACGCCGTCGAGGACGCCGGTCGGCAGGTCGTCGAGGGTGAACGCGCCGTTGGCGCCGATGCAGTGCCAGGCCGGGCGGTCGCCGTTGGCGCGCACGGGCAGTACCGAGGCGGACGTCTGCGCGGCGTCCTTGCGCATCAGGCCGGCGACGTCGACGCCCTCGCGGGCCAGCAGGGCGAGGAGGGTGTCGCCGACGGGGTCGGTGCCGACCGCGCCGTAGGACCGGACCGTCGCACCGAGCCGGCTCAGGACGACGGCGGTGCCACCCGCGGTGCCGGCCGGCGACATCCGGATCGTCTCGACCAGCTGCCCGTCGGAGCCGGCCGGGATCGACGCGATGCCGAGGACGTGGGTGTCGAGGACGTGCACGCCGACGGCGGCGACGGTCATGGTCATTGGTCAGGCCTTTCGCGGGGTGCCGTAGCCGCGCTCCAGCGCGGCCCGGACGACATCGGCCTGCTGCTCCTCGGTGAGCGCGCGCGGCGTGCCGAGGGCGCTGGCCCGGTGGTGGAGCTGGCAGAGCCATTCGAGCAGCAGCGCGTTCTCGACGGCGGCGTCGAGGGTGCCGCCGAGCGTGACCGAGCCGTGGTTGGCGAGCAGCGCGGCGCTGCGCCCCTCCAGCGCGGTGCGCACGTGGGCGGCGAGCTCCGGCGTCCCGAAGGTCGCGTACGGCGCCACCCGGATCTCGCCGCCGAGCGCGAGCTGTTGGTAGTGGAGCACCGGCAGGCTGTCGAGCACGCACGCGAGGGCCGTGGCGAAGGGGGCGTGCGTGTGCACCACGGCCGTGGCGGGGGAGTCGGCGTAGACGCCGAGGTGGAGGGAGAGTTCGCTGGTCGGCTCCAGCGTGCCTGCGACGACCCGGCCCGTCGGCGTCACGACCGTCACGTCGTCGGCGGTGCAGGAGCCGAGCGCGATCCCGGTGGCGGTGATCGCGACCCGGTCGCCGGAGCGGGCGGAGACGTTGCCGGCGGTGCCGACGAGCAGACCGGCCGCGGCCAGGCGGCGCGCGGCCGCAGCCACCTCCTCGCGCGGATCGGCGGCCGGGGCGTCGCTCACCGGCCGCTCGTGACGCGCTCGAGATAGCCGGAGACCAGCGCGATCGCCTGGCTGATCAGGAACTCGTCGCCGCGCGGGTCGTGCTCGAAGGCCAGCTGGAAGGCACTGTCGCCCACCTCGACGGCGAGCTCGGCGATGGCGGTCATCTCGTCGTCGTCGTACCGGTCGGTGGCGAGCTGCCCGGCGCCGAGGCCGAAGGCGAGCAGGTTGGCCGCGATCCGGCGGTTGTGGTGGCGCCCGTAGTCGTAGATCGCGGGGTTGGCCCGGCCGCGCATCCAGATCTGCATGAACGCGGGACGGCGGTGATAGACGGTGACGAAGGCGCGCATCGCGGTCTCGACCATGCTCGCGATCGTCAGCTCGGCGGGGTTGTCGGGGTCGGCGAGGAGGGCGAGGTCGGTGGCGACGCGGTCGTCCATCTCGGCCATGTCGCGCTCGCAGAGGGCGAGGAGCACGGCCTCCTTGTCGGCGAAGTACTGGTAGAGGGAGGCGACGGGCAGCTCGGCGGCCTCGGCGATCGAGCGTGTCGTCAGGCCGTCGACGCCGTTGGACACGACGAGGCGCGCCGCAGCGTCGAGGATCCGCTCCACCCGTTCCCGCGACCGGGCCTGGGCGGGGAGCCGGCGGCGGCTGGACCGGCCGGTGACGTCCGGGACGCTGGCGGAGGACATGGCCGGAGTGTAGCCTCCGAACCCGAACCTGACACATATTCACCTTCGGAGGCGACGTGCACACCATCGGGCGCTCGATCGACCTGGGCCGCCGCGGCCTCCTCGCCGGTGGCGCCGCCGCGTTCGGCGTCCTCGCCCTCGACGCACGGGAGGCAGAGGTCGCCGCCGGCACGCTGGCCGGCGACCTGCCGCCCGTCGTCGACGTCGTGGTCGTCGGCGCCGGCATCGCCGGTCTGGTGGCCGCCGACGAGGTCACCCGCGCCGGCCGTTCCGTGCTCGTCGTCGAGGCGCGCGACCGGGTCGGGGGACGCGTGCTCAACCACGAGCTCCCCACCGGCGGCACCCTCGAGGCCGGCGGCGCCTTCATCGGACCGACCCAGGACCGGATCGCGGCGCTCGCGAGCCGGCTCGGCGTCGCGACCTTCGAGCAGTACGCCACCGGCAAGAACGTCTACCTCTCCTCCCTCCTGGGCCGGATGGAGTTCAAGGGCACGGTCCCGCCGGACCCGACGATCCTGCTCGACGCCGCGCTCGCCCTCAAGCGTCTCGACGACATGGCCCGCGAGCTGCGGGTCGACGCACCGTGGGCGCACCCGCGCGCCGCGCAATGGGACGCCCTCAGTCTCAGCGACTGGCTGCGCCGCAACACCCTCAACCGGCGGGGCATCGAGAAGCTCATCCGGTCCTGGACCCATCCCGGCTTCGGCGCCGACCCCGATCAGGTGTCGCTGCTGTTCGTGCTCCACTACATCGCCTGCTCGGGCAACGAGTCCACGCCCGGCACCTTCGAGCGCAACTCCGACACGGTCGGCGGCGCCCAGGAGAGCCGGTTCGTCGGCGGCTCGCAGCGGGTGCCCCTGGAGCTCGCGCGGCTGCTCGGCGCCCGGATCGCGCTCGACGCCCCGGTGACCGGGATCGTGGCCGAGCCGGACGGCGTCCGGGTGGACACCGGCCGTGGGTCGGTGAGGGCGCGCCGCGTCATCGTCGCCGCGCCGCCCAAGCAGGTCCTCGACATCGGCTTCGCCCCCGCTCTCCCGGCCGGCCGGCGGGCGCTGCTCGAGCAGGTCCGGATGGGCCGGCTGATGAAGTGCGACGCGGTCTACGAGCGGCCCTTCTGGCGCGCCCGCGGCCTCACCGGCTTCGGCATCGCCGACGCGGGAGCGGTCCGGGTCGCCTTCGACAACCACGTCGCCGACACCGGCCACGGCATCCTGCTCGCGTTCGTCGGCGGCTCCGCGTGGCAGCAGTACGGCAACCTCTCCCTCGCCGAGCGCCGGGCGGCGGTCCTCGAGGGCTTCGCGAGGATGTTCGGCGAGGAGGCCCGCCACCCGATCGACTACACCGAGCACGACTGGACCCGCGAGCAGTGGACCGGCGGCGGCCCCACCGCGATCTACCCGCCGGGCGTGCTGTCGGTCCACGGCCGGCACATCCGTACGCCGCACGGGCGGGTGCACTGGGCGGGGACCGAGACCTCGACGTACTGGACCGGCTACATGGACGGCGCCGTCCGCTCCGGCGAGCGGTCCGCGCGGGAGGTTCTGGCGGCGCTGTAGTGCGCCCCCGGTAGCGTGCCGGCGTGACCCCCGAGCTGATCCTCGACCCGTCCGCACCGGAGCGTGCCGACGCCCTCCGGGCCCGGGGTGCCGAGGTGATCGGCGCGCTGCCGGGACTCGCGCGGGTCGCGACCGACGCCGTGGTCCGCCGGTTCAGCGAGGAGGAGCCGCCGCCGGACGAGCTCGCCGAGGCCGCCGGCGACCTGCGGATCAGTGCCGTGGAGGTGGTCGCGGACGGCTCGGTGGTCCTCCATCTCGACGACAGCTGCGGGGAGCACTTCCTCGACGGCTACTGGCCGGCCGTGCGTCTCGGCCCGACCGGCGAGGTCGTCGCCGTCACCGTGGAGTCGTGACCGCCTCGCCGGGCGTCAGGACCGGCGTACGCCGGGCCAGCCCGCGCGCCGACGGGGCGGCGAGCGCGGCCAGCGAGCTGAGCCCGATCACGGCGGCGACGACGAGCAGCCAGGTGTCGGTGCCGACCAGCGCGGCCACCGGACCGGTGAGCGCGAGGCCGATCGGACGGCAGGCGAACGAGCCGACCAGGTCGAAGGAGTAGACCCGCGCGAGCATGTCCTCGGCGATGTTCTCCTGGATCGCCAGGTCCCAGTTGACGCTGAACAGCTGCAGGCCGACGCCGTGCACGAACGCTCCGGCCAGGACCAGGCGGAGATCGTCGGCCACGGCCATCGCGAGCGGGAACGCCGCGGTCAGCGACAGCAGCACCAGGCCCCAGCGCAGCAGGTGGCGCGGGCGCCAGCGCAGCGCGACCAGGCCGCCCGCGACGAAGCCCACCATGAGCGCCGACAGCGCCCAGCCCCAGGCCTCCTCGCCCCAGACATCGCCGACCACGATCGGCCCCAGCACGCCCTGGGCGCCGTTGTAGAACAGGTGGTAGAGCAGTGCCTGCCCGATCAGGAGCCACAGCCAGCTGTGCCGGAACACCTCGCGCGCCCCGTCCGCGAGCTCGGCCAGGAGGCGCTCGCGCGACCCGTTCGTCGTCCCGGTCGCCCGGATCATCGCGAAGAGCACGGCCGCGACGGCGTACGTCGCCGCGTCGGCCGCGATCGCCCACCCCGGCCCGGCGACGGCGACGATGATGCCGGCCAGGGCGAAGCCGACCGCGAAGGCGGTCTGGCCGGCCAGGCTGCGCAGCACGACGGCGCGCGCGAGCTGGTCCTCGGCGACGGTCGAGCGGGTCATCGCGTTGGACGCGGGCTGCGCGATGGCGCCGAGACAGCCGTTGACCACGCCGATGGCGGTGAGGAACCAGATCGAGCCGTGCCCGGTGACGAGCACCACCGCGACCGCCGCCTGGCTGACGGCGGTCGCCGCCGACGAGCCCTGCATGAGCAGCGGGCGGGGCAGTCGATCGCCGAGCACACCGCCGTACAGGATGGTGACGACCTCGGCCGCCGCGAACGCGGCGACGACGAGGCCGAGCTGGGTGGCCGTGCCGCCGAGGTCGAGGACCGCGAAGGCCAGCGCCACCGGCGTCATCGCCGAGCCGAGTCCGCTCACCGCGACACCGCCCACGAGTAGGCGGAAGTCGCGCGAGCGAAGCGGAGACGGAGGCACCGAAGGAGATTACTTCGCTATCAAAGTATTCGGCAACGAAATACTTGTTTCGGCGCGTCTCGACCGGGGGCAGGATCGGACCCATGACCGCCTCCGGTGCTCCCTTCGCCCCGCCTCCGCCGCCCGGCCAGGGCCCGCCCGCTCCGTTCCCTCCGCCGGTGTCGCCGGCGCGGACGCTGGGCGACTCGATGGTGCTGCGGCACGTCGTCGGCGTGGTCGTCGCGCTCGTCCTCACCCCCATCGGCGTCCTGGTGTTCGACTACGGGGCCGGCACGTATGCGCAGAAGCGGGCGGTCACCCTCGACGGCTCCGGGGCGACCCGCGAGCTCGTGCTCATGTTCGTGGGGGCGCTGGTCCTGGCTGCGGTGGCAGCCTCCGCCCGGGTGTCCGGGCTGGGTCCGGTCGTCGCGGGGCTCCTGTGGGGCGGCCTCCCGTTCGTCTGGTTCCTGGTCGACCTGCGGAGCTTCTTCGAGGTCACCCGGGACCTGCCGTCGAGCCACTACTGGTTCGCGGTCCCGACCTATCTGTTCCCCCTCGTCGGGGCGCTGCTCGTCGGCAGCGGGCTCGCCGGACGCTGGGGCAGCCGAGGGCGCGCCGCTCGACCTTCTCGAGGAGCTGACCCGGTCCACCCGCAGTAGCGTTCAGCCATGGCCGAGGACTGGACGGACCGCCACGTCGCGCGGTGGAAGGATCATTGGCTCGACCTGGAGTTCGACGAGGTCGTGGAGGGCGTGTTCGTCCGGGTCAACCGGATCGACCGATACCTGCGCGCCGCCAAGCAGCGCGCCGTGGCGACGGTCGGCCTGACCGACTTCGAGTACAACACCCTGCACCTGCTGATGATCCGCGATACTCCCGGCTCCGCGTCCCCGACCGAGCTCGCCGCCGAGCTCGGCATGTCCGGGGCGGGGATGACCGGCCGGCTGGACGGGCTGGAGAAGGCCGGCTGGATCCGCCGGATCCCGTCGGTCGACGACCGGCGCCGGGTGATCGTCGAGGTGACCCGGTCCGGGATGGCCGCGTGGCGCCGGGCCATGGACATCCGCGGCGAGGCCGAGAACGACCTGGCCGACGCGCTCACCGAGCGCGAGCTGGCGACCCTCAACCGCCTGCTCAAGA
This region of Nocardioides sp. L-11A genomic DNA includes:
- a CDS encoding MFS transporter; its protein translation is MRAGSGALAGYLVADAVSLAGTRLSQIAVPWLVLTTTGSATRTGLVAFAGLLPLVVAQALSGPWIDRAGPRRVAIGLDLASGVAVAAIPIAYAAGWLHFPVLVALVALTGVLRGPSEAARHAMVPALVRHVALPTERVTGLVGTTDRLSALVGAAVGGGLVALLGPATALLVDAGSFLACALVLAVSTRGVGGPVSERTAPAERSSYLAELRGGWLALRHDPVLLGMMVMVAVTNLLDQGYSSVMLPVWAERAGGGPAAIGLLGACMGGAALLGSVLATWRAERLPRFRTYVVGYLLAGAPRWIILAVGAPLWLIALVHVVAGFGAGFINPVLGAVQFERIPADLMGRVGALSLAASWSLMPLGGLLAGLAVTGTGLSAGLLLFGAAYLLTTMAPVLSPAWRTIDQRPQPAAAGPATASTAARS
- a CDS encoding FAD-dependent oxidoreductase translates to MHTIGRSIDLGRRGLLAGGAAAFGVLALDAREAEVAAGTLAGDLPPVVDVVVVGAGIAGLVAADEVTRAGRSVLVVEARDRVGGRVLNHELPTGGTLEAGGAFIGPTQDRIAALASRLGVATFEQYATGKNVYLSSLLGRMEFKGTVPPDPTILLDAALALKRLDDMARELRVDAPWAHPRAAQWDALSLSDWLRRNTLNRRGIEKLIRSWTHPGFGADPDQVSLLFVLHYIACSGNESTPGTFERNSDTVGGAQESRFVGGSQRVPLELARLLGARIALDAPVTGIVAEPDGVRVDTGRGSVRARRVIVAAPPKQVLDIGFAPALPAGRRALLEQVRMGRLMKCDAVYERPFWRARGLTGFGIADAGAVRVAFDNHVADTGHGILLAFVGGSAWQQYGNLSLAERRAAVLEGFARMFGEEARHPIDYTEHDWTREQWTGGGPTAIYPPGVLSVHGRHIRTPHGRVHWAGTETSTYWTGYMDGAVRSGERSAREVLAAL
- a CDS encoding TetR/AcrR family transcriptional regulator codes for the protein MSSASVPDVTGRSSRRRLPAQARSRERVERILDAAARLVVSNGVDGLTTRSIAEAAELPVASLYQYFADKEAVLLALCERDMAEMDDRVATDLALLADPDNPAELTIASMVETAMRAFVTVYHRRPAFMQIWMRGRANPAIYDYGRHHNRRIAANLLAFGLGAGQLATDRYDDDEMTAIAELAVEVGDSAFQLAFEHDPRGDEFLISQAIALVSGYLERVTSGR
- a CDS encoding MarR family transcriptional regulator — encoded protein: MAEDWTDRHVARWKDHWLDLEFDEVVEGVFVRVNRIDRYLRAAKQRAVATVGLTDFEYNTLHLLMIRDTPGSASPTELAAELGMSGAGMTGRLDGLEKAGWIRRIPSVDDRRRVIVEVTRSGMAAWRRAMDIRGEAENDLADALTERELATLNRLLKKVTVRAEEREA
- a CDS encoding class II aldolase/adducin family protein — protein: MSDAPAADPREEVAAAARRLAAAGLLVGTAGNVSARSGDRVAITATGIALGSCTADDVTVVTPTGRVVAGTLEPTSELSLHLGVYADSPATAVVHTHAPFATALACVLDSLPVLHYQQLALGGEIRVAPYATFGTPELAAHVRTALEGRSAALLANHGSVTLGGTLDAAVENALLLEWLCQLHHRASALGTPRALTEEQQADVVRAALERGYGTPRKA
- a CDS encoding helix-turn-helix domain-containing protein; the encoded protein is MSSESVPSDLAPWLLAYVAEQAQPDRVDAWVDRVADAIVREMPEVNAVEGLPATLRRTVREHWVAFLGDFAQPEQHFHLPEAARLLSVDIADRQLPLESLIRFYRIAQQEVWAYVSEVIKALPPADFDRADLLMYFWNRAGVWLDQSITESIAAYEAARSRVLAGAAAQRFESVRSILAGDLVDPREASAALGGYPISVHHTAVVLSVGDAEQAGSLESLAAELARRIGAATPLLVKPGGRQLWMWLGTRDQPELSGLAAAAADLRHGSVVVGVGSATPHIAGFVASHREAQGTLRVTSPDTDDWLAVYSDVELPVLLGCSPEVDRFMTRRLGPLAGDEEGVQRIRETLTAYLDSGGSAEEAARALVVHRNTVRYRLGQAEEMLGQPITRISPQLAVALRHHHLFHRAR
- a CDS encoding MFS transporter, encoding MPPSPLRSRDFRLLVGGVAVSGLGSAMTPVALAFAVLDLGGTATQLGLVVAAFAAAEVVTILYGGVLGDRLPRPLLMQGSSAATAVSQAAVAVVLVTGHGSIWFLTAIGVVNGCLGAIAQPASNAMTRSTVAEDQLARAVVLRSLAGQTAFAVGFALAGIIVAVAGPGWAIAADAATYAVAAVLFAMIRATGTTNGSRERLLAELADGAREVFRHSWLWLLIGQALLYHLFYNGAQGVLGPIVVGDVWGEEAWGWALSALMVGFVAGGLVALRWRPRHLLRWGLVLLSLTAAFPLAMAVADDLRLVLAGAFVHGVGLQLFSVNWDLAIQENIAEDMLARVYSFDLVGSFACRPIGLALTGPVAALVGTDTWLLVVAAVIGLSSLAALAAPSARGLARRTPVLTPGEAVTTPR
- a CDS encoding helix-turn-helix domain-containing protein; the protein is MSDTSPSVVTPSLAGLRALSHPTRLRILSHLRIEGPATATTLATRFGLNSGATSYHLRQLAEHGFVVEDAGRGNARDRWWKAAHQETHSRAAQAATPEERDVADAFLQASTVMYAQNLQAAMEERPLLPREWRAASTVSDWVHTIPASKAAELTARIKELIASCEDEPGEDAVPFAFQIQSFPVPGHVAPERRE
- a CDS encoding PfkB family carbohydrate kinase encodes the protein MTMTVAAVGVHVLDTHVLGIASIPAGSDGQLVETIRMSPAGTAGGTAVVLSRLGATVRSYGAVGTDPVGDTLLALLAREGVDVAGLMRKDAAQTSASVLPVRANGDRPAWHCIGANGAFTLDDLPTGVLDGVTHLHLGGPEFLGGDAAGELLARARAAGITTSMDLLAPGDPDLLAWIAAALPHTDHLLPNDEQVLGLTGAATLAEGARALVAAGAGCVAVTQGAKGALVVSGGSVTEVPAYPVEVVDTTGCGDAFSAGYLRGLALGRTPVGAAALGCATAAQVARGLGTDAGSYDLAAVEAVAGPAAAG